In Chloroherpetonaceae bacterium, a single genomic region encodes these proteins:
- a CDS encoding carboxypeptidase-like regulatory domain-containing protein yields MQFHARLALAFLLILQTTCIVLGQERRATLIGTVRAVEGAEPLPDVLVRVLGTSAFTFTDARGFFRLENLPPTKLDIVFERIGIVRLDLRQFSADNIESIEVIRGIPLARHGDLTVGAILVQTRATAYKPQARLRLNPQTFESTLGAGWNFF; encoded by the coding sequence ATGCAGTTCCACGCTCGGCTTGCGCTTGCTTTTCTACTCATTTTGCAAACGACTTGCATCGTTTTGGGACAAGAACGGCGAGCCACGCTTATAGGCACCGTGCGCGCCGTCGAAGGCGCAGAGCCGCTGCCAGATGTGCTGGTGCGCGTGCTTGGCACAAGCGCTTTCACCTTCACGGATGCACGCGGATTTTTCCGACTGGAGAATCTCCCGCCAACCAAGCTCGACATCGTCTTTGAACGCATTGGAATCGTGCGCTTAGACCTCAGGCAGTTTTCAGCGGATAACATTGAGTCGATTGAAGTCATACGCGGCATTCCATTGGCGCGGCATGGCGACCTTACGGTCGGCGCGATTCTCGTGCAGACGCGTGCCACGGCTTACAAGCCTCAAGCGCGCCTTCGGCTCAATCCGCAAACCTTTGAAAGCACGCTCGGGGCGGGCTGGAACTTTTTTTGA
- a CDS encoding SDR family oxidoreductase — protein sequence MEKQFDGKVALVTGGASGIGRATAIAFARAGAKVAVADVQVAGAEETAKMIHAAGGEAMCIKADVSKAADVEAMVKAVVQKYGRLDCAFNNAGIEGATAPTAESTEENWDKVIDINLKGVWLCMKYEIQQMLRQGGGAIVNTASVAGLVGFPGMAAYCASKGGVVQLTRTAALEYAKAGIRVNAVCPGAIQTPMVERVIARQPEMEQAIVAMEPIGRLGQPNEIAEAVVWLCSDAASFVTGHPMVIDGGLVAQ from the coding sequence ATGGAGAAACAGTTTGATGGTAAAGTAGCGCTGGTAACTGGCGGCGCATCGGGCATTGGTCGCGCAACAGCAATCGCTTTTGCGCGAGCGGGTGCAAAAGTGGCTGTAGCAGATGTGCAAGTCGCAGGCGCAGAAGAAACCGCAAAAATGATTCATGCGGCAGGTGGAGAGGCAATGTGCATCAAAGCCGATGTCTCCAAAGCAGCAGACGTTGAGGCGATGGTCAAAGCCGTCGTTCAAAAGTATGGTCGGCTAGATTGTGCATTTAATAACGCTGGCATTGAAGGCGCAACAGCCCCAACTGCGGAGAGCACAGAAGAGAACTGGGATAAGGTTATTGACATCAACCTTAAAGGCGTGTGGCTGTGCATGAAGTACGAAATTCAGCAGATGCTGCGTCAGGGCGGTGGAGCAATTGTTAACACGGCGTCAGTCGCTGGGTTAGTTGGGTTTCCAGGTATGGCAGCCTACTGCGCCTCTAAGGGTGGCGTAGTGCAACTGACACGCACAGCCGCTCTCGAATATGCAAAAGCCGGTATTCGTGTCAATGCTGTATGCCCAGGTGCAATTCAAACTCCGATGGTAGAACGCGTGATTGCACGGCAACCAGAAATGGAACAAGCGATTGTGGCAATGGAGCCAATCGGCCGCCTCGGACAACCAAACGAGATTGCCGAAGCCGTTGTGTGGCTGTGCTCAGATGCAGCATCATTTGTAACAGGGCACCCGATGGTTATTGATGGCGGTTTAGTGGCGCAGTGA